The following are encoded together in the Bradymonas sediminis genome:
- a CDS encoding metallophosphoesterase family protein yields MAHPIFRWIDCTDPTRPRNLARPENTKLRLAQMTDPHVPGEVELMSRLRDIMGHRGSIWDFSHEISAIGNELGHRYRKRRRLYTNLIKKALMGLHQLEVDHLMITGDLSHCSLPIEFLEIRGALEVTGWWGDDKLTVIPGNHDRFNLYERRPKPSMEAFFDVVGPRTPRLKILEGGVALVEIDSNRDRVHDRHPTEKWLPNTVGKIYEEVPDWFDAEHVSLKGMRVLALVHHHISSDWYSEGVSGIGGLMLPADGRDEMLEALELVDRHALVLHGHKHDVMDVNYQLNAHPVSCPGGFAEALRMNLIDITVNDEAVLTQIELRV; encoded by the coding sequence ATGGCGCACCCGATATTTCGCTGGATTGATTGCACCGACCCCACTCGGCCGCGCAACCTCGCCCGGCCCGAAAACACCAAGCTGCGCCTGGCCCAGATGACCGACCCACATGTGCCCGGTGAGGTCGAGTTGATGAGCCGGCTGCGCGATATCATGGGGCATCGCGGGTCGATCTGGGATTTTTCCCACGAGATCAGCGCGATCGGCAATGAGCTGGGGCATCGCTACCGCAAGCGGCGCCGGCTCTATACGAACCTGATCAAGAAGGCCCTGATGGGCCTGCACCAGCTCGAGGTGGACCACCTGATGATCACCGGGGACCTGTCGCATTGCAGCCTGCCCATCGAGTTTTTGGAGATCCGCGGCGCGCTCGAGGTCACCGGGTGGTGGGGCGACGATAAGTTGACCGTCATCCCGGGGAACCACGACCGCTTTAACCTGTATGAGAGGCGCCCGAAGCCGTCGATGGAGGCCTTTTTTGACGTGGTCGGGCCGCGCACGCCGCGCCTGAAGATCCTGGAGGGGGGCGTGGCGCTGGTCGAGATCGACAGCAACCGCGACCGCGTCCACGACCGCCACCCGACCGAAAAATGGCTGCCCAATACCGTCGGAAAGATCTACGAGGAGGTCCCCGACTGGTTCGACGCCGAGCATGTCAGCCTCAAGGGCATGCGCGTGCTCGCGCTGGTGCACCATCATATCTCGAGCGACTGGTATAGCGAGGGGGTCTCGGGGATTGGCGGGTTGATGCTGCCGGCCGACGGGCGCGATGAGATGCTCGAGGCCCTGGAGTTGGTGGACCGGCACGCGCTGGTTTTACACGGGCATAAGCACGACGTGATGGACGTGAATTATCAACTCAACGCCCACCCGGTGAGCTGCCCCGGCGGGTTCGCCGAGGCGCTTCGGATGAATTTGATCGATATCACGGTCAACGATGAGGCGGTGCTTACCCAGATTGAGCTGCGGGTGTGA
- a CDS encoding tRNA1(Val) (adenine(37)-N6)-methyltransferase, whose amino-acid sequence MSECADAPAAGLTIFQHRRGYRFGLDALLLATDLEHCGVAPPGDPKSDSPAQSAPCVVEFGAAQGIVSLCVARQYPHLEVVAVERQEALFGLLEQNIEANRLQQQVRALRLDIRDIRAPNRVDSAPGLAAHSADLVLCNPPYFKKGDRRPSANPERAAARHELHGGLGDFVDAARYILKQRGRLKIILPPIRLAELLSCIEGSDLAMETMRFFHSRADSDAYLVESVLRRGGSPDMRVRAPLFIYQNADDYSEEVRRRVDGAAALAEPMEPQQ is encoded by the coding sequence ATGTCGGAGTGCGCCGACGCGCCGGCGGCCGGGCTCACGATCTTTCAGCACCGACGCGGCTACCGCTTCGGGCTCGACGCCCTCCTATTGGCCACGGACCTGGAGCATTGCGGCGTCGCCCCGCCGGGGGACCCGAAATCGGACTCCCCGGCGCAGTCGGCCCCGTGCGTGGTCGAGTTTGGCGCGGCCCAGGGCATCGTGTCATTGTGCGTGGCGCGCCAATACCCGCACCTTGAGGTAGTCGCGGTCGAGCGCCAGGAGGCGCTGTTCGGGCTGTTGGAGCAAAATATCGAGGCGAATCGCCTTCAGCAGCAGGTGCGCGCTCTGCGCCTTGATATTCGCGACATTCGCGCGCCCAACCGCGTCGACTCGGCCCCCGGGCTCGCCGCGCATTCGGCTGACCTTGTGCTGTGCAACCCGCCGTATTTCAAAAAGGGGGACCGCCGCCCGAGCGCGAACCCGGAGCGTGCGGCGGCGCGCCACGAGCTGCACGGCGGGCTGGGTGATTTTGTGGACGCGGCGCGCTATATCCTGAAGCAGCGCGGCCGCCTGAAGATCATCTTGCCGCCGATTCGCCTGGCGGAGCTGCTCAGCTGCATTGAGGGGAGCGACCTGGCGATGGAGACGATGCGATTTTTCCACTCGCGCGCCGACTCCGACGCCTATCTTGTCGAGTCGGTGCTGCGCCGCGGCGGCTCCCCAGATATGCGGGTGCGTGCGCCGCTATTTATCTACCAAAACGCCGACGATTATAGCGAAGAGGTCCGCCGGCGCGTCGACGGCGCGGCCGCCCTCGCCGAACCGATGGAGCCGCAGCAATGA
- a CDS encoding S-(hydroxymethyl)glutathione dehydrogenase/class III alcohol dehydrogenase, with translation MKTLAAVAWKAKEPLEVIEVDLEGPRAGEVLIEMHATGVCHTDAYTLSGADPEGLFPAILGHEGAGVVVEVGPGVTGLEVGDHVIPLYTPECRQCEYCLNPKTNLCQSIRSTQGAGLMPDGTSRFSLNGKPIFHYMGTSTFSQYTVLPEIAVAKIRKDAPMDKVCLLGCGVTTGIGAVIRTAKVEPGSTVVVFGLGGIGLNVIQGAKLVGADMIVGVDINPAKEALGRSFGMTHFVNPKDVEGDLVKHLVDFTNGGADYTFECIGNVNLMRIALECAHKGWGESVVIGVAGAGEEISTRPFQLVTGRVWKGSAFGGYRGRTDVPKLVDWYMDDKIEIDSQVTYEFGLKDINKAFDMMREGKAIRSVIKFK, from the coding sequence ATGAAAACACTCGCCGCTGTTGCCTGGAAAGCCAAAGAACCGTTGGAAGTCATCGAAGTCGACTTGGAAGGGCCGCGCGCCGGCGAGGTGCTCATCGAAATGCACGCCACCGGCGTCTGCCATACCGACGCCTATACCCTCAGCGGCGCCGACCCGGAGGGACTCTTCCCGGCGATCCTCGGCCATGAGGGCGCCGGCGTTGTGGTCGAAGTCGGCCCGGGCGTGACCGGGCTTGAGGTCGGCGACCATGTCATCCCGCTCTACACGCCGGAGTGTCGCCAGTGTGAGTATTGCCTGAACCCGAAGACCAACCTGTGCCAGTCCATCCGCAGCACCCAGGGCGCCGGGCTGATGCCCGACGGCACATCGCGCTTTAGCCTCAACGGCAAGCCGATCTTCCATTATATGGGCACCTCCACCTTCTCGCAGTACACGGTGCTCCCGGAGATCGCGGTGGCCAAGATCCGCAAGGACGCCCCGATGGATAAGGTCTGCCTGCTGGGCTGCGGCGTGACGACCGGCATCGGCGCGGTCATCCGCACCGCCAAGGTCGAGCCCGGCTCGACGGTGGTGGTCTTCGGACTTGGCGGCATCGGCCTCAACGTGATCCAGGGGGCCAAATTGGTCGGCGCCGACATGATCGTCGGCGTGGATATCAACCCGGCCAAGGAAGCGCTGGGACGCTCGTTTGGCATGACGCATTTCGTCAATCCCAAGGATGTCGAAGGCGACCTGGTCAAACACCTGGTCGACTTCACCAACGGCGGCGCCGACTACACCTTTGAGTGCATCGGCAACGTGAACCTGATGCGCATCGCGCTTGAGTGTGCGCATAAGGGTTGGGGCGAGAGCGTGGTGATCGGGGTGGCCGGCGCGGGCGAAGAAATCTCGACGCGTCCCTTCCAATTGGTCACCGGTCGTGTGTGGAAAGGCAGCGCCTTCGGCGGCTACCGCGGCCGCACCGACGTCCCGAAGCTGGTCGATTGGTATATGGACGACAAGATCGAGATCGACTCGCAGGTGACTTACGAGTTCGGCCTCAAGGATATCAACAAAGCCTTCGATATGATGCGTGAAGGCAAGGCGATTCGAAGCGTAATCAAATTCAAATAA
- a CDS encoding type II CAAX prenyl endopeptidase Rce1 family protein — protein sequence MKEAIQSYFNESRELSTSIILVFPLFVIYQLGLLATGGVRNGVDFMTDGLMALAGHSFWNYFLINLALLVIFGGVVLWMRKKGGFNPRLWPKVLLESTIYAFFFGGAVIGVMQFFGLDIFLASGAGEGVGGLGTFSKLVMSVGAGLYEEIVFRLFLMGGLFWLGARAIKMPVWAAAISAVLISSLAFSGVHYIGNMGDAFELGSFFFRFIAGVMLAGIFYLRGFAVAAYTHAIYDIIVLVLR from the coding sequence ATGAAAGAAGCCATACAGTCTTATTTCAATGAGAGTCGGGAGTTGTCGACCAGTATCATCTTGGTCTTCCCGCTGTTCGTGATCTACCAGCTTGGGCTGCTGGCCACCGGCGGGGTGCGCAACGGCGTGGACTTCATGACCGACGGGCTGATGGCCCTGGCCGGGCATAGCTTTTGGAATTATTTCCTGATCAACCTGGCCCTGTTGGTGATCTTCGGGGGCGTGGTCCTCTGGATGCGCAAAAAGGGCGGGTTTAACCCGCGTCTGTGGCCCAAGGTCCTGCTGGAGAGCACGATCTATGCCTTCTTTTTTGGCGGCGCGGTCATCGGCGTGATGCAGTTTTTTGGGCTGGATATCTTTTTGGCAAGCGGGGCAGGCGAGGGCGTAGGCGGCCTGGGGACCTTTAGCAAACTGGTGATGAGCGTGGGCGCCGGTCTCTACGAAGAGATCGTTTTCCGCCTCTTTTTGATGGGCGGGCTGTTCTGGCTGGGCGCGCGCGCCATCAAGATGCCGGTGTGGGCGGCGGCAATTTCGGCGGTTCTTATATCGAGCTTGGCATTTAGCGGCGTCCATTATATCGGGAATATGGGCGATGCATTCGAGTTGGGGTCTTTTTTCTTCCGTTTCATCGCCGGGGTGATGCTGGCAGGCATATTCTACCTACGTGGATTCGCCGTTGCAGCGTATACCCACGCGATTTACGACATTATCGTTCTCGTTCTACGTTAA
- a CDS encoding EcsC family protein, which produces MSDGFVTPDLDELSEAGLVEDSQVEGELVDGLAGALESEGLSPEDILAENFRLRWQAILEMPADEVLARVDEELGEQPQEAREILSLLLAQELGYRRLLRREHTPALQQKPLWDILAAENFEQLSVPAALAVERIARSTRPERAAFHPMAALATVALWRHGDIEQQAGAERLLSIFALPDDPEWLYTLVGVLRVAEPQPGEAEDPRGLLALAEIQLRAKYWDAVAFIVGFYLVLEYAPRRAGSPIAYLLKACDRAAEQEPREVRRWLDLLADATLGGQLNFSWVEKPMRAAIRLSIDASERETRLRKWHDQRPYEADYPRLANLYNALLAALGDKDEETREQARRALLDEVEQTVGFNPMRAQRLLELMAIREHARRRPAGFSGRLDYAVEQVAEKAQLSEADEKLVRLYVSNYNIEPHALYLVRKTLDRVHWEDETQAPGPQALEMYLVISDYERAFEHLTCKFDGVTLDHADKDAAARVKYFVEKRLDPNHLTRLVRTLFTPLEWLGASLGHFEIISSLVERSLGILDKRIQDIDLADQVVEEYREAGIEIDSFEDVAGLNMGQIDATLRDRRTMRMLLGAVAGGLSGGLAPFGWAALSLADAPILLALSADICSRFCWYYGFDPREHPELPIEIIAVALGGSRAEAIEPMLLRQNLSEYALRKSLMVGAVAHGSVTQMGARTLGRFMQQQLGPQASKQVNDLARRAVTSNFQRRAAEAVPSKALPIVGALLGASLNVALIYDVCEAAQAVLTDRFLERKYPEWIRKFDPETHGAPDISLD; this is translated from the coding sequence ATGTCAGACGGGTTTGTAACACCAGATTTAGATGAGTTAAGCGAGGCCGGCCTCGTCGAGGATTCCCAGGTTGAGGGCGAGCTGGTCGACGGGCTTGCTGGTGCGCTGGAGTCCGAGGGGTTGAGCCCCGAGGATATCCTGGCCGAGAATTTTCGGCTGCGCTGGCAGGCGATTCTGGAGATGCCGGCCGATGAGGTGCTGGCGCGCGTCGACGAGGAGCTCGGCGAGCAACCCCAGGAGGCGCGCGAGATCCTCTCACTGCTCTTAGCCCAGGAGTTGGGCTATCGGCGGTTGCTGCGCCGCGAGCATACCCCGGCGCTTCAGCAAAAACCGCTCTGGGATATTCTGGCGGCCGAGAATTTCGAGCAATTGAGCGTGCCGGCGGCTCTGGCGGTCGAGCGCATCGCGCGCTCGACGCGCCCGGAGCGCGCGGCGTTTCATCCGATGGCGGCCCTGGCGACCGTGGCGTTGTGGCGCCACGGCGATATTGAGCAGCAGGCGGGCGCCGAGCGGCTTCTGTCGATCTTTGCGCTCCCCGATGACCCCGAGTGGCTCTATACCCTGGTGGGCGTGCTGCGCGTAGCGGAGCCGCAGCCCGGCGAGGCGGAGGACCCGCGCGGGCTCTTGGCGCTGGCCGAGATTCAGCTGCGGGCCAAATATTGGGACGCCGTGGCGTTTATCGTCGGCTTCTATTTGGTGCTCGAATACGCGCCGCGTCGCGCCGGCTCACCGATCGCGTATCTGCTCAAGGCCTGCGACCGGGCCGCGGAGCAGGAGCCGCGCGAGGTTCGGCGCTGGCTGGACCTCTTGGCCGACGCGACCCTCGGCGGGCAGCTCAACTTCTCGTGGGTTGAGAAGCCGATGCGCGCAGCGATTCGCCTGAGCATTGACGCCTCCGAGCGCGAAACCCGATTGCGCAAATGGCATGATCAGCGCCCCTATGAGGCCGATTACCCGCGCCTGGCCAACCTCTATAATGCGCTGCTCGCCGCGCTCGGCGATAAAGATGAGGAGACGCGCGAGCAGGCGCGCCGGGCGCTGCTCGACGAGGTTGAGCAGACGGTGGGGTTTAACCCGATGCGCGCCCAGCGCTTGCTGGAGCTGATGGCGATCCGCGAGCACGCGCGCCGGCGCCCGGCCGGGTTCTCGGGGCGCCTTGATTACGCCGTGGAGCAGGTGGCCGAGAAGGCGCAGCTCAGCGAGGCCGACGAGAAGTTGGTCCGCCTCTACGTGAGCAATTATAATATCGAGCCCCACGCGCTCTATCTGGTGCGAAAGACCCTCGACCGCGTTCATTGGGAGGATGAGACCCAGGCGCCGGGCCCCCAGGCGCTCGAGATGTATCTGGTCATCAGCGACTATGAGCGCGCGTTTGAGCACCTGACCTGCAAATTCGACGGAGTCACGCTGGACCATGCCGATAAAGACGCCGCCGCGCGGGTGAAGTATTTCGTCGAGAAACGCCTGGACCCCAATCACCTCACTCGCCTGGTGCGCACCCTATTTACGCCCCTGGAGTGGCTCGGGGCGAGCCTGGGGCATTTCGAGATCATCTCGTCTCTGGTGGAGCGCTCGCTGGGGATTCTCGACAAGCGCATCCAGGACATTGACCTGGCCGACCAGGTGGTCGAGGAGTACCGCGAGGCGGGCATCGAGATCGACAGCTTCGAAGACGTCGCCGGGCTGAATATGGGCCAGATCGACGCGACGCTGCGGGATCGGCGCACGATGCGGATGTTGCTCGGGGCGGTGGCCGGTGGGCTCTCGGGCGGGCTTGCTCCCTTCGGTTGGGCGGCGCTGTCGCTGGCCGATGCGCCGATTCTTCTGGCGCTGAGCGCCGATATCTGCAGCCGTTTTTGTTGGTATTATGGCTTCGACCCGCGCGAGCACCCGGAGCTGCCGATCGAGATCATCGCGGTGGCCCTGGGCGGTTCGCGGGCCGAGGCGATCGAGCCGATGCTCTTGCGCCAGAACCTGAGCGAGTACGCGCTTCGAAAGTCGTTGATGGTCGGGGCGGTCGCCCACGGCAGCGTCACGCAGATGGGCGCGCGCACCCTGGGGCGCTTTATGCAGCAACAATTGGGGCCGCAGGCGAGCAAGCAGGTCAACGACCTTGCGCGCCGGGCGGTTACCAGTAATTTTCAGCGCCGCGCCGCCGAGGCGGTGCCCTCTAAGGCGCTGCCGATCGTCGGGGCGTTGCTCGGCGCGTCTTTGAACGTCGCGTTGATCTACGACGTGTGCGAAGCTGCGCAGGCGGTTCTGACCGACCGCTTTTTGGAGCGCAAATACCCCGAATGGATTCGTAAATTCGACCCGGAAACACATGGCGCACCCGATATTTCGCTGGATTGA
- a CDS encoding mechanosensitive ion channel family protein → MSRGNWSRLLDPQKRRLASVYALLMSAGVSLWCASPALAQESATTPERPRDLINFDSLAPWQQVLVEFFKVTLFGIELWRITLAVGALAFGFVLRSHILDRLFRPLKALTKRSNTSIDDVLLETLRRPLTWVIRMVAFYVALVILEPADSLMRVATLGLQTVGTIMVAWVIFHLVDIFAMALTRSNGENGSASLDRQLVPLVMNVVRAVLFVFVAIALIQQWGYDVTSLVAGLGIGGLAFALAAKPTLSNWFGSLMIFTDRPFKIGDWVKTRHGEGVVEDIGLRSTKIRTFAETLITVPNSDVASIAIENCSAMPKRRLLTSIGIAYGTTGAQMEEIIAGIKELLAADERIEDDTWRVHFDTFGTSSLEILMQCWMISPNYVNFLTVKQELFLEMMKVVERAGTSFALPTQAIHMNERPRGPRQLGDAHQPAKEPAHTTS, encoded by the coding sequence ATGTCACGAGGAAATTGGTCACGATTGTTAGACCCGCAGAAGCGCCGGTTGGCCAGCGTCTACGCGTTGCTGATGAGCGCCGGGGTCAGCCTGTGGTGCGCGTCGCCGGCGCTGGCGCAGGAAAGCGCCACAACACCAGAACGTCCACGCGACCTGATTAATTTCGACTCATTAGCGCCCTGGCAGCAGGTCCTGGTCGAATTCTTCAAGGTCACCCTCTTTGGCATCGAGCTGTGGCGCATCACCCTGGCGGTCGGGGCGCTGGCGTTTGGCTTCGTGCTGCGCAGCCACATTTTGGACCGCCTCTTCCGCCCCCTGAAGGCGCTGACCAAGCGCAGCAATACGAGCATCGACGATGTCCTGCTGGAGACCCTTCGCCGGCCACTGACCTGGGTGATTCGCATGGTCGCCTTCTATGTCGCGCTGGTGATCCTGGAGCCGGCAGACTCCCTGATGCGCGTGGCCACCCTCGGGCTGCAGACCGTGGGCACCATCATGGTCGCCTGGGTGATCTTCCACCTGGTCGACATCTTCGCGATGGCGCTGACGCGCTCCAATGGAGAGAACGGCTCGGCCTCACTGGACCGCCAGTTGGTCCCGCTGGTCATGAACGTGGTGCGCGCGGTCCTCTTCGTCTTCGTGGCGATCGCGCTGATCCAGCAGTGGGGCTACGACGTCACCAGCCTGGTGGCGGGCCTGGGCATCGGCGGCCTGGCCTTCGCCCTGGCCGCCAAACCCACCCTGTCGAATTGGTTCGGCTCCCTGATGATCTTCACCGACCGCCCCTTCAAAATCGGCGACTGGGTCAAGACCCGCCACGGCGAGGGCGTGGTCGAGGATATCGGGCTTCGCTCCACCAAGATCCGCACCTTCGCCGAGACCCTGATCACGGTGCCCAACTCCGACGTCGCCTCGATCGCCATCGAGAATTGCTCCGCGATGCCCAAGCGCCGCCTGCTCACCAGCATCGGCATCGCCTACGGCACCACTGGCGCCCAGATGGAGGAGATCATCGCCGGCATCAAGGAGCTTCTGGCGGCCGACGAGCGCATCGAGGACGACACCTGGCGGGTGCACTTCGACACCTTCGGCACCAGCTCCCTCGAGATCCTCATGCAATGCTGGATGATCTCGCCGAATTACGTCAACTTCCTGACCGTCAAACAGGAGCTTTTCCTGGAGATGATGAAGGTCGTGGAGCGCGCGGGCACCTCCTTTGCGCTTCCGACCCAGGCGATTCATATGAACGAGCGCCCCCGCGGCCCGCGTCAATTGGGCGACGCGCACCAGCCAGCCAAAGAGCCGGCGCATACAACTTCGTAA
- a CDS encoding FHA domain-containing protein: MTDQNRKTLRSFYCRDYLWDLFEQMTQELGCSMDYLINESMRHYARSRDYAPGDPVGGGQAPYADAPAAPGQNWGQPRGGAMDHRTFQHIPAVQGGPQPYGQAPARGAGGPPPPPPPPRPGPPGPPGAYQQPAAPGRGYAQPAPPAAPQPGPGRGPLYLIFNNNRYLVNNDKFIIGRGSQQTDLTIRDGNISRQHCAVIHRNGNYYIKDLGSTNGIEYRGNRIESKRIEDGDIFFLCDYELRFSYQG; encoded by the coding sequence ATGACCGACCAGAATAGAAAAACACTTCGAAGCTTTTATTGCCGAGATTATTTGTGGGATCTCTTCGAGCAAATGACCCAGGAATTGGGCTGCTCGATGGATTATCTCATCAATGAGTCGATGCGCCACTATGCCCGCAGCCGTGATTATGCGCCTGGCGACCCCGTAGGCGGTGGTCAGGCTCCGTATGCTGATGCCCCTGCGGCTCCCGGCCAGAATTGGGGGCAACCCCGCGGTGGCGCGATGGATCATCGCACCTTCCAGCATATTCCAGCGGTGCAGGGTGGCCCGCAGCCCTATGGCCAGGCGCCGGCGCGCGGCGCCGGTGGCCCGCCGCCGCCTCCGCCGCCCCCGCGTCCTGGCCCCCCGGGGCCGCCCGGCGCATACCAGCAGCCTGCCGCGCCAGGCCGCGGCTATGCCCAGCCTGCGCCCCCCGCCGCGCCCCAGCCGGGCCCGGGCCGAGGACCGCTCTACCTGATCTTTAATAATAACCGGTACCTGGTCAATAATGATAAATTTATCATTGGTCGCGGCAGCCAGCAGACCGACCTGACCATTCGGGACGGAAATATCTCGCGCCAGCATTGCGCGGTCATCCACCGAAACGGCAATTATTATATCAAGGATCTCGGCTCCACCAACGGCATCGAGTACCGCGGCAATCGTATCGAATCCAAGCGCATTGAGGACGGCGATATCTTCTTTCTGTGCGACTACGAATTGCGCTTTAGCTACCAGGGATAA
- a CDS encoding FMN-binding glutamate synthase family protein, with the protein MSMVTLIFIGIIGLLVGFLVLVAIYDLVQSKHTILRNFPVIGHLRYILEGIGPELRQYIVTNNNQERPFNRDERSWVYASSKKENNYYGFGTDNAIENELNYLIIKHSAFPHSPPPRGPEELPTIACSKVWGAARGRAKAFRPESTIYISAMSYGSLSAPAVEALNKGAAMAHCMHNSGEGSVTPHHGHGGDIMWQIGTGYFGCRDEEGRFNLEKLKEVIARYPVRAIEIKLSQGAKPGHGGVLPAGKITEEIAAIRGIPMGVDCVSPSSHREFTNVDEMLDFVEMIAQATGLPVGIKSAVGQMDFWQELAEKMVDGKRGVDFIVIDGGEGGTGAAPLAFSDHVSYPFKTGFPRVYREFAIRGIADNVVFVGSGKLGFPQSALLAHALGCDMISVAREALLAIGCIQAQRCQTNKCPAGITTQNKWLMRGLDPQHKSVRFANYALNLQYEIMELANACGVPHPSLVTLDHFDILGEDFSARSARDAFGYEPGWALPPQAEQERLWAEGKGFQAKARAKSKAALSAAE; encoded by the coding sequence ATGAGCATGGTTACTCTAATTTTTATTGGAATCATCGGTCTGCTGGTGGGGTTTCTCGTGCTGGTCGCGATCTATGATCTCGTCCAGTCTAAGCATACGATCCTGCGAAATTTCCCGGTGATTGGGCATCTGCGCTATATCCTTGAGGGGATTGGCCCGGAGCTGCGCCAATATATCGTGACCAACAACAATCAGGAGCGTCCCTTCAACCGCGACGAGCGAAGCTGGGTCTACGCGTCGTCGAAAAAAGAAAATAACTATTATGGCTTCGGCACCGACAACGCGATCGAGAACGAGCTAAACTATCTGATCATCAAGCACTCCGCGTTTCCCCACAGCCCGCCGCCGCGCGGCCCCGAGGAACTGCCGACCATCGCCTGCTCGAAGGTGTGGGGCGCGGCGCGCGGGCGCGCCAAAGCGTTCCGCCCGGAATCCACGATATATATTTCCGCGATGAGCTACGGTTCGCTCAGCGCGCCGGCGGTCGAGGCGCTCAACAAAGGCGCCGCGATGGCCCACTGCATGCACAACTCGGGCGAGGGCTCCGTGACGCCGCACCACGGGCACGGCGGCGATATCATGTGGCAGATCGGCACCGGGTATTTCGGCTGCCGCGATGAGGAGGGCCGCTTTAACCTTGAGAAGTTAAAAGAGGTGATCGCGCGTTATCCGGTGCGGGCGATTGAGATAAAATTGAGCCAGGGCGCCAAGCCCGGTCACGGCGGCGTGTTGCCGGCAGGAAAGATCACCGAGGAGATCGCCGCCATCCGTGGCATCCCGATGGGTGTCGATTGTGTGAGCCCCTCCTCACATAGGGAGTTTACCAACGTCGATGAGATGCTCGACTTTGTGGAGATGATCGCGCAGGCCACCGGCCTGCCGGTGGGGATCAAATCCGCGGTGGGTCAGATGGACTTCTGGCAGGAGTTGGCCGAGAAGATGGTCGACGGAAAGCGCGGCGTCGACTTTATCGTCATCGACGGCGGCGAAGGCGGCACCGGCGCGGCGCCGCTGGCGTTCTCGGACCACGTTTCCTATCCGTTCAAGACGGGCTTCCCGCGGGTCTATCGTGAGTTCGCGATCCGCGGCATCGCCGATAATGTCGTCTTCGTCGGCTCGGGTAAGTTAGGCTTCCCGCAGTCCGCGCTGCTCGCCCACGCGCTCGGCTGCGACATGATCTCGGTGGCGCGCGAGGCCCTGCTCGCCATCGGCTGCATTCAGGCGCAGCGCTGCCAGACCAATAAATGCCCGGCGGGTATCACCACCCAGAATAAATGGCTGATGCGCGGGCTCGACCCGCAGCATAAGTCGGTGCGCTTTGCCAACTACGCGCTGAATCTTCAGTACGAGATTATGGAGCTAGCCAACGCCTGCGGGGTGCCGCATCCGTCGCTGGTGACCCTGGACCACTTCGATATTCTCGGCGAGGACTTCAGCGCGCGTTCGGCCCGCGATGCCTTTGGCTACGAGCCAGGCTGGGCGCTGCCGCCCCAGGCAGAGCAGGAGCGCCTGTGGGCCGAGGGCAAGGGGTTTCAGGCCAAGGCCCGCGCGAAGTCCAAAGCCGCGTTGAGCGCGGCTGAGTAA